CCTGGACGCGCACCAGTTCAATATCCTCGCGCTCTTTGCCCAATAAGCCCTCGGAAATGCGCACCCGCTCGCTGGTGATCTGGTAATGAACCCGTAGCGACAAAAAGGGACGGCCTTCCCACAAAATCTTTTCCGCCTCATCATCATCGTCCTCCGGCTTGGTCGCAGCCGAAGCCGGTTTGCCAGACGCCTCGCTTAAAACATCGTCAATTTCCTGCAAAACACCCTCGGTCATCGCCCCAATTAATTTATCCATTTCTTTTTGAGGCACCGCCGAAACATCCACCCCGCTCTGGGCCACAGCCTGCCAGAGCGCAGCCTTTACTTTGGCCTGTATTTCCGTAACCGACATAATGGGATAACCTCCTTGTTCCGCAAATGGGATATAAAATCCCTGTGACTTTAATCCAAGATGACCAAGCTGTCAAAACAAAGGCGGTGGTTTGCAACAAAATCCTGGAAGATTGAATGAGAGGGCCGCCCGTGGTCAGGGTGATGGCGTCACCGGGAGCCAGGGGCAGGCCCGGCAGGGCTACTATTGAGTATAATAGGCAGACGGCTACCGGCAGCACCGGCCGTAGCAGTGATGGCTGTGGCTACGTTGTCATCGGTGTACGGCTCTCCGGCCAGCACCGTAGCCGTGAGAGTATTCGTCAGATAAACACCTGGGGGGGGCGGAGCCGATCAACAGGGTCAGGGTAATGGTTTCGTGGGCGCTCCGGTGGGGCGGCCCAGCTAGGGGAGCCAGGCGGCTCAATTAATAAAATCCAGCAAAACAAAAAGGGTGGCAAAAGAAAAGCAAGGCCAATAAGAAGTAGTCTGCGGCGCATGGGTCGTCTCCCTCGTTGAATAGCTTCAGCAGATTCAAATTACGACATGCAACGTCGGTTAGTCTGCCAGGGTGACCCGCCCAAACTAACAGCTTGTGTTACAATTTTGATTCACTGAGCCTGGTTAAGTTAGTATACCCCACTTTGATGCTATCAACCAACCTCCGGGAGGTAAATAGGAGGTTAGTCCGGGGGCAGAGGGGCAGTAAGCAGTCTCTCCGTTGGGTGCAGGGGATGGCTTCACTTGGGGTTTACAAAAAAGAATATTTGAGGTATCCTACTAAATGGAACGGCGTGGAGTGGCGTCAAATGGCTATCAATCCATTGAAGCCCCAATATTTTAAAACCTTTTCCCGGAAGGAAAAGGTAAGACCACCTCTATCCAGTTGTTTTTATCTGCCTCGCCTCCCTAACCGGGGACTCCAACCCGATAGCGACCGCGTTAACCATAGGCGCCAATAGCAATTGTCTGCCCAAAGACAACGCTGTTGGCGCGTTTTTTTTGTTTCCGGCCCAGGCCCGGCAGGTGCCCGCCCAACACTACCACGGCCTGCTTCATCCCGGCCAGCCGAGTTCTAACCATCACCAAAAAAGGAGACGCGCCGGGCAAATAACTGCAACTATCAAAAACAGGTAGTGGTAAAGTTGTAAGTGATGAGGATTTTCAGCATGTCATTTCGAGCGACGATAGGAGCGAGAAATCCCCTCAGACTCTCCTTAAAACGAACATCTCAAGGAGATTTCTCGTCACTGCGTTCCTCGAAATGACATGCTTTCACTCACTGTTTAACCACCACCCAAAAACATTATTAACCAACAGGAGAAACCAACCAATGAAACACCTCAAAAAACTAAGCCAACTTGGGATGAGTATCGCCCTGGCCGGCCTACTGCTGATGCTGCTGACCACCGGCCTGTGGGCCGCCAACACCTACGCCCTCACCCGCGTCACCACCGCCGCGGGTAGTGGTGCCCGGAACAGCCTGTATCCCAGTATCAACAGCAACGGCAGCAAAATCGCCTTTTACAGTGATGCCGACTTCCTGGGCCAGGGGATTGCTGATGAGCAATGGGAAATCTGGCTGTACGACACAGCCACCATGACCGTCACCCGCGTTACCACCGCCGTGGGGAGTGGGGGCCGGGACAGCCAAGCTCCCAGTATCAATAGCGATGGCAGCAAAATCGCCTTTGTGAGTGATGCCGACTTCCTGGGCCATGGGATTCCTGCTGGTCAATACGAAATCTGGCTGTACGACACGGCCACCATGACCCGCACCCGTGTCACCACCAAAGCGGGCAGTGGTGACCGGTTCACCCGGTACCCCAGTATCAACAGCGACGGCAGCAAAATCGCCTTTGACAGTGATGCCGACTTGCTGGGTCAAGGGATTGCCCAGTTTCAATACGAAATCTGGCTGTACGACACGGCCACCATGACCCTCACTCGCGTTACCACCGCTTCGCCCAGTGGCCGGGACAGCGTGTACCCCAGTATCAACAGCGACGGCAGCAAAATCGCCTTTTACAGTGATGCCGACTTGCTGGGCCAAGGGATTGCCCAGTTTCAATACGAAATCTGGCTGTACGACACGGCCACCATG
The Anaerolineae bacterium DNA segment above includes these coding regions:
- a CDS encoding PH domain-containing protein; the encoded protein is MSVTEIQAKVKAALWQAVAQSGVDVSAVPQKEMDKLIGAMTEGVLQEIDDVLSEASGKPASAATKPEDDDDEAEKILWEGRPFLSLRVHYQITSERVRISEGLLGKEREDIELVRVQDIDHSQSLTERAFNLGDIYLRSHDPSRPEVALNNVSNPEEVHEILRRAVLKARKRHGMSYREEM
- a CDS encoding PD40 domain-containing protein: MKHLKKLSQLGMSIALAGLLLMLLTTGLWAANTYALTRVTTAAGSGARNSLYPSINSNGSKIAFYSDADFLGQGIADEQWEIWLYDTATMTVTRVTTAVGSGGRDSQAPSINSDGSKIAFVSDADFLGHGIPAGQYEIWLYDTATMTRTRVTTKAGSGDRFTRYPSINSDGSKIAFDSDADLLGQGIAQFQYEIWLYDTATMTLTRVTTASPSGRDSVYPSINSDGSKIAFYSDADLLGQGIAQFQYEIWLYDTATMTLTRVTTSGLNRDSQAPSINSDGSKIAFHSDADFLGQGIPDDQNEIWLYDTATMTLTCVTTSGLNRDSQIPSINSDGSKIAFHSDADFLGQGIPDDQLEIWLYDTATMTRTRVTTGAVGRVSWYPSINSDGSKIAFHSDADFLGQGIADDQYEIWLASGPAPVYLPLVIKN